One window of the Mycobacterium haemophilum DSM 44634 genome contains the following:
- the ruvA gene encoding Holliday junction branch migration protein RuvA — protein MISSVRGEVLEVALDHAVIEAAGIGYRVNATPATLATLRQGSQARLVTAMVVREDSMTLYGFSDAENRDLFLTLLSVSGVGPRLAMATLAVHDAAALRQALADSDVAALTRVPGIGKRGAERMVLELRDKVGAVAAPGSAAGAAANGHAVRSPVVEALVGLGFAAKQAEEATDQVLSGDLGKDGAATTSSALRAALSLLGKAR, from the coding sequence ATGATTTCCTCAGTCCGCGGCGAGGTACTCGAGGTCGCACTTGACCACGCCGTCATTGAAGCCGCCGGCATCGGCTACCGGGTAAACGCGACACCGGCGACGTTGGCGACGTTGCGGCAGGGCAGTCAGGCCCGGCTGGTCACCGCAATGGTCGTGCGTGAGGACTCGATGACGCTGTACGGGTTTTCCGACGCCGAGAACCGCGACCTGTTCCTGACGTTGCTGTCGGTTTCGGGAGTGGGGCCTCGCCTGGCTATGGCGACACTGGCCGTGCACGACGCGGCGGCGCTGCGGCAGGCACTGGCCGATAGCGATGTTGCCGCGCTGACTCGGGTGCCCGGTATCGGTAAACGCGGCGCCGAACGGATGGTGCTGGAGTTGCGCGACAAGGTGGGTGCGGTCGCGGCACCCGGATCGGCTGCGGGCGCTGCTGCTAACGGCCACGCGGTGCGAAGTCCCGTAGTCGAAGCCCTGGTCGGGCTGGGTTTTGCGGCCAAGCAAGCCGAGGAAGCGACCGATCAGGTGCTCAGCGGTGACCTTGGAAAAGATGGCGCGGCGACGACGTCCAGTGCCCTGCGGGCCGCCCTGTCGTTGCTGGGCAAGGCCCGATGA
- the ruvB gene encoding Holliday junction branch migration DNA helicase RuvB has protein sequence MSEDYSDRDVSPALTVGEGDIDVSLRPRSLREFIGQPRVREQLQLVIEGAKNRGGTPDHILLSGPPGLGKTSLAMIIAAELGSSLRVTSGPALERAGDLAAMLSNLVEHDVLFIDEIHRIARPAEEMLYLAMEDFRVDVVVGKGPGATSIPLEVAPFTLVGATTRSGALTGPLRDRFGFTAHMDFYEPAELERVLARAAGILGIELGAEAGAEIARRSRGTPRIANRLLRRVRDFAEVRADGVITRDVAKSALAVYDVDELGLDRLDRAVLSALTRSFGGGPVGVSTLAVAVGEEATTVEEVCEPFLVRAGMVARTPRGRVATAQAWTHLGMTPPAGVTGLSQPGLFE, from the coding sequence ATGAGCGAGGACTACTCGGATCGGGATGTTTCCCCGGCGCTGACCGTCGGCGAGGGCGACATCGATGTCAGCCTGCGGCCGCGCTCGTTGCGGGAGTTCATCGGTCAGCCACGGGTGCGTGAACAGCTCCAGTTGGTCATTGAGGGGGCCAAGAACCGTGGCGGCACGCCGGATCACATCCTGCTGTCCGGCCCGCCGGGGCTGGGTAAGACGTCGTTGGCCATGATCATCGCTGCTGAACTTGGTTCCTCGTTGCGGGTGACGTCCGGGCCTGCGCTGGAACGCGCCGGTGACCTGGCAGCGATGTTGTCCAACCTGGTCGAGCACGACGTGTTGTTCATCGACGAAATCCACCGCATCGCCCGGCCCGCGGAGGAGATGCTGTACCTGGCGATGGAAGACTTTCGGGTCGACGTGGTCGTCGGCAAAGGCCCTGGGGCGACATCGATTCCCCTGGAAGTCGCACCCTTCACCCTGGTCGGCGCGACCACTCGATCCGGCGCGCTGACCGGGCCGCTGCGTGACCGGTTCGGGTTCACCGCGCACATGGACTTCTACGAGCCCGCCGAGTTGGAGCGGGTGTTGGCTCGTGCGGCCGGGATTCTGGGCATCGAGTTGGGCGCCGAGGCGGGCGCGGAGATCGCTCGACGGTCGCGTGGGACGCCGCGGATCGCCAACCGGTTGCTGCGCCGGGTCCGTGACTTCGCCGAGGTGCGCGCTGACGGCGTCATCACCCGCGATGTCGCGAAGTCGGCGCTGGCGGTCTACGACGTCGACGAGCTGGGCCTGGACCGACTGGATCGGGCGGTACTGTCGGCGCTGACCCGCAGCTTCGGTGGCGGCCCGGTTGGGGTTTCGACGTTAGCGGTGGCGGTCGGGGAGGAGGCGACCACCGTCGAAGAGGTGTGCGAGCCGTTTCTGGTGCGCGCCGGCATGGTGGCGCGCACCCCGCGCGGCCGGGTTGCCACGGCGCAGGCCTGGACACACCTGGGCATGACACCGCCGGCCGGGGTTACCGGGCTGAGTCAACCGGGGTTATTCGAGTAG
- the yajC gene encoding preprotein translocase subunit YajC, with translation MESLVLFLPFLLIMGGFMFFASRRQRRAMQATIDLHDSLQPGDRVHTTSGLQATVVAITDDTVDLEIAPGVVTTWMKLAIRDRIVADDEDMDEHEAEPGDFADRDDLEESDGSANVEKRVIRDS, from the coding sequence ATGGAGAGTTTGGTCTTATTTTTGCCGTTCCTGCTCATCATGGGTGGGTTCATGTTTTTCGCGTCGCGGCGTCAAAGACGCGCGATGCAGGCCACGATCGACCTGCACGACTCGCTACAGCCGGGCGACCGAGTGCACACCACCTCCGGCCTGCAGGCCACCGTCGTCGCCATCACCGACGACACGGTCGATCTGGAGATCGCGCCGGGCGTCGTGACTACCTGGATGAAGCTGGCGATTCGTGACCGGATCGTGGCTGACGATGAGGACATGGATGAACACGAGGCCGAACCGGGGGACTTCGCGGACCGCGATGACCTAGAAGAGTCCGACGGCTCCGCTAACGTCGAGAAGCGAGTGATTAGGGATTCCTGA
- a CDS encoding DUF1304 domain-containing protein, whose amino-acid sequence MITAGLICAALAAVLHVYIFTMESLTWTSARTRATFGTTAQEAETTKLLAFNQGFYNLFLAIVSGIGIVGVALGHDAVGAALIFAGVGSMALAAVVLLVSSPDKARAALTQGTFPVIAIVLLVLGLLS is encoded by the coding sequence ATGATCACCGCCGGTCTGATCTGCGCCGCCCTGGCGGCGGTACTGCACGTCTACATCTTCACCATGGAATCGTTGACGTGGACTTCTGCACGCACCCGGGCCACGTTCGGCACGACTGCGCAGGAAGCTGAGACCACCAAGCTGCTCGCATTCAACCAGGGCTTCTACAACTTATTTTTGGCGATCGTCAGTGGCATCGGCATTGTCGGGGTTGCCCTGGGACACGACGCCGTTGGGGCCGCCCTCATTTTCGCCGGCGTCGGATCCATGGCCTTGGCCGCGGTTGTGCTGCTGGTGTCGTCGCCGGACAAGGCACGGGCCGCGTTGACGCAGGGCACGTTCCCGGTAATCGCGATCGTGCTGCTGGTGCTCGGCCTGCTGTCGTAA
- the gabT gene encoding 4-aminobutyrate--2-oxoglutarate transaminase, whose translation MTSVEQSRQLVTEIPGPASRELAKRRVAAVSRGVGVTLPVFVTRAAGGIIEDVDGNRLIDLGSGIAVTTIGNSSPRVVDAVRAQVADFTHTCFMVTPYEEYVAVAEQLNRITPGSGEKRSVLFNSGAEAVESSIKVARSYTRKPAVVAFDHAYHGRTNLTMALTAKSMPYKSGFGPFAPEIYRAPLSYPYRDGLLNKDLATDGTLAGARAINVIERQVGADNLAAVIIEPIQGEGGFIVPAAGFLATLLDWCHKNNVVFIADEVQTGFARTGAMFACEHDGIVPDLICTAKGIADGLPLSAVTGRAEIMDAPHVSGLGGTFGGNPVACVAALATITTIENDGLIERAQQIERLITDRLLRLQAVDDRIGDVRGRGAMIAVELVKSGTADPDAELTEKVASAAHAAGVVVLTCGMFGNIIRLLPPLTISDELLAEGLDILSRILDDL comes from the coding sequence GTGACCAGCGTCGAGCAAAGCCGTCAGCTGGTCACCGAAATCCCCGGCCCCGCATCACGTGAACTGGCGAAACGCCGCGTCGCGGCGGTGTCTCGTGGGGTGGGAGTGACCCTACCAGTGTTTGTCACGCGCGCCGCCGGCGGCATCATCGAGGACGTCGACGGAAACCGGCTTATCGATCTGGGTTCTGGAATCGCCGTCACCACCATCGGCAACTCGTCCCCCCGCGTCGTGGACGCGGTCCGCGCGCAGGTGGCCGACTTCACCCACACCTGTTTCATGGTCACACCGTACGAGGAATACGTCGCCGTCGCCGAACAACTCAATCGAATTACCCCGGGTTCCGGCGAGAAACGCTCGGTGCTGTTCAATTCCGGCGCCGAGGCAGTGGAGAGCTCCATCAAGGTCGCGCGTTCGTACACTCGCAAGCCCGCCGTGGTCGCGTTCGACCACGCCTACCACGGTCGCACCAACCTGACGATGGCGCTGACCGCTAAGTCCATGCCGTACAAAAGCGGCTTTGGTCCTTTTGCGCCAGAGATTTACCGGGCGCCGCTGTCCTACCCTTATCGGGACGGCCTGCTTAACAAGGACCTCGCCACCGACGGCACGTTGGCCGGCGCGCGGGCCATCAACGTCATCGAGAGGCAGGTCGGCGCCGACAATCTGGCTGCTGTCATCATCGAGCCGATCCAGGGCGAAGGCGGTTTCATCGTTCCGGCCGCGGGGTTTTTGGCCACCCTGCTGGATTGGTGCCACAAGAACAACGTGGTGTTCATCGCCGACGAGGTGCAAACGGGGTTTGCCCGCACCGGCGCCATGTTCGCCTGCGAGCACGACGGAATCGTGCCCGACCTGATCTGCACCGCCAAGGGCATCGCCGACGGATTGCCGCTGTCGGCGGTGACCGGACGGGCGGAGATCATGGACGCCCCGCATGTCAGCGGCCTGGGCGGCACTTTTGGCGGCAACCCGGTCGCCTGCGTGGCAGCGTTGGCAACCATCACGACCATCGAGAACGACGGCCTGATCGAGCGAGCCCAACAGATCGAACGGCTGATCACCGACCGGTTGTTGCGGCTGCAGGCCGTCGACGATCGGATCGGCGACGTGCGTGGCCGCGGCGCCATGATCGCCGTCGAGTTGGTGAAATCCGGAACGGCTGACCCCGACGCCGAGCTGACCGAGAAAGTGGCCAGCGCGGCGCACGCCGCCGGCGTCGTCGTCTTGACGTGTGGCATGTTCGGCAACATCATCCGGCTGCTGCCGCCGCTGACCATCAGCGACGAACTGCTGGCCGAAGGCCTTGACATCCTGAGCCGAATCCTGGACGACCTCTAG
- the car gene encoding carboxylic acid reductase: MSTIATRDERLARRVADLTANDPQFAAARPDPAVAAALEQPELRLPQVVAAVLEGYADRPALGQRAVEFVKDARTGRTGLQLLPRFDTITYRELGDRVGALARALTTDSVQAGDRVCVLGFTSIDFTTIDMALGQISAVAVPLHVSATTSALRPIVTETEPSVIAASVNQLADAVELILSGPAPAKLIVFDYHPEVDDQREAVATARARLADTAVVIDTLTDMLDRGKALPAAPVTVPDDSDHQLAVLIYTSGSTGAPKGAMYPQSNVGKMWRRSSRSWFGPTAASITLNFMPMSHIAGRGILYGTLGNGGTAYFAARSDLSTLLEDLKLVRPTELNFVPRIWETLFGEFQRQVDRRLTDSADRATREAVESEVMDEQRQYLLGGRYIFAMTGSAPTSPELKHWVESLLEMHLLDGYGSTEAGMVLFDGEIQRPPVIDYKLVDVAELGYFRTDRPYPRGELLLKTQNMFPGYYKRPEVTAGVFDADGYYRTGDVVAEVGPDRLVYVDRRNNVLKLAQGEFVTIAKLEAVFGNSPLVRQIYVYGNSAHPYLLAVVVPTEDALASNDIEVLKTLIAGSLQDVAKEAGLQSYEVPRDFIVETTPFSLENGLLTDIRKLAWPKLKQHYGARLEQLYTDLTEGQANELRALRQCGADAPVLQTVSRAAAAMLSAATTDLSPDAYFTDLGGDSLSALTFGNLLREIFDIDVPVGVIVSPANDLAAIADYIEGERQGSKRPSFASVHGRDAVEVHASDLTLDKFIDASTLATAPTLPQPSAEVRTVLLTGATGFLGRYLALEWLERMDLVGGKVIALVRAKSDEDARARLDKTFDSGDPELLAHYQELAADHLEVIAGDKGEADLGMDRQTWQRLADTVDLIVDPAALVNHVLPYSELFGPNALGTAELIRIALTSKQKPYIYVSTIGVGDQIAPAKFTEDADIRVISPTRNINDSYANGYGNSKWAGEVLLREAHDLCGLPVAVFRCDMILADTSYAGQLNVPDMFTRMMLSLAATGIAPGSFYELDAEGNRQRAHYDGLPVEFIAEAISTLGAQRAVAFRTYHVMNPHDDGIGMDDFVDWLNDAGCPIQRISDYGEWLRRFETSLRALPERQRHSSLLPLLHNYQKPEKPLHGSLAPTDRFRTAVQDAKIGQDKDIPHISPAIIAKYVSDLQLLGLL; this comes from the coding sequence ATGTCGACTATCGCTACCAGGGACGAGCGGCTCGCACGCCGCGTTGCCGACCTCACCGCCAACGACCCGCAGTTCGCCGCCGCCAGGCCCGACCCGGCGGTCGCCGCCGCCCTCGAGCAGCCTGAGCTGCGACTGCCGCAGGTCGTTGCGGCCGTGCTGGAGGGATACGCGGACCGGCCCGCACTCGGGCAGCGCGCCGTGGAGTTCGTCAAGGACGCCAGGACCGGACGCACCGGGCTGCAGCTACTCCCCCGCTTCGACACCATCACCTACCGTGAGCTGGGCGACCGGGTCGGTGCGCTGGCGCGCGCCTTGACCACCGACTCGGTGCAAGCCGGCGACCGGGTCTGCGTGCTGGGCTTCACCAGCATCGACTTCACCACCATCGACATGGCACTGGGCCAGATCAGCGCGGTGGCGGTTCCGCTACATGTCAGCGCGACGACCAGTGCACTACGGCCCATCGTGACCGAGACCGAGCCCAGCGTGATCGCGGCGAGCGTGAACCAGCTGGCCGACGCGGTCGAGCTGATCCTGTCTGGCCCCGCGCCCGCGAAGCTCATCGTGTTCGACTACCACCCCGAGGTCGACGACCAGCGCGAGGCCGTGGCGACCGCCCGCGCGCGGTTGGCGGACACCGCGGTCGTTATCGACACACTGACCGACATGCTCGACCGCGGCAAGGCGCTGCCAGCCGCGCCGGTCACCGTGCCCGATGACTCTGACCACCAGTTGGCGGTGCTGATCTACACCTCGGGCAGCACTGGCGCACCCAAGGGTGCGATGTATCCCCAGAGCAATGTCGGCAAGATGTGGCGCAGGTCGAGCAGAAGCTGGTTCGGGCCGACCGCCGCGTCAATCACGCTCAACTTCATGCCAATGAGCCACATTGCGGGACGCGGAATCCTCTACGGCACGCTCGGTAACGGCGGCACGGCGTACTTCGCCGCCCGCAGCGACCTCTCAACGCTGCTGGAGGACCTCAAGCTGGTGCGCCCCACCGAATTGAACTTCGTGCCGCGAATCTGGGAGACCCTATTCGGCGAATTCCAACGCCAGGTCGATCGCCGACTCACCGATTCCGCTGACCGTGCCACACGCGAGGCCGTGGAATCCGAGGTCATGGATGAGCAGCGGCAATACCTGCTGGGCGGGCGGTACATCTTCGCGATGACGGGTTCGGCGCCCACCTCCCCGGAGCTGAAGCACTGGGTCGAATCCCTGCTCGAGATGCATCTGTTGGACGGCTACGGCTCCACCGAGGCCGGAATGGTCTTGTTCGATGGCGAAATACAACGTCCGCCGGTCATCGACTACAAGTTGGTCGACGTTGCCGAGCTGGGCTACTTCAGGACCGATCGGCCGTATCCGAGAGGCGAATTGCTGCTTAAGACCCAGAACATGTTCCCCGGCTACTACAAGCGGCCCGAGGTCACAGCGGGCGTGTTCGACGCCGACGGCTACTACCGGACCGGAGACGTCGTTGCCGAGGTCGGTCCCGACCGGTTGGTGTACGTCGATCGCCGCAACAACGTGCTGAAGCTCGCACAGGGCGAGTTCGTCACCATCGCGAAACTCGAGGCGGTGTTCGGCAATAGCCCACTGGTCCGGCAGATCTACGTCTACGGCAACAGCGCGCACCCGTACCTGTTGGCTGTTGTGGTGCCCACCGAGGATGCGTTGGCTAGCAATGACATTGAGGTGCTCAAGACGCTGATTGCCGGTTCGCTGCAGGACGTCGCGAAAGAGGCCGGCCTGCAGTCCTACGAGGTGCCGCGCGACTTCATCGTCGAGACCACGCCGTTCAGCCTGGAAAATGGTCTGCTCACCGATATTCGCAAGCTGGCGTGGCCGAAGCTCAAGCAGCACTACGGCGCTCGACTCGAACAGCTCTACACCGATCTGACCGAAGGTCAGGCAAATGAACTGCGGGCGCTTCGTCAATGCGGGGCCGACGCGCCGGTGCTGCAGACGGTGAGCCGGGCCGCGGCCGCCATGCTGAGTGCCGCGACCACCGACCTGTCGCCCGATGCGTACTTCACCGACTTAGGCGGAGACTCGTTGTCCGCGTTGACATTCGGCAATCTGCTGCGCGAGATCTTCGACATCGACGTGCCGGTGGGCGTGATCGTCAGCCCGGCCAACGACTTGGCGGCGATCGCCGACTACATCGAGGGCGAGCGACAGGGCAGCAAGCGGCCCAGTTTTGCCTCGGTGCACGGTCGTGACGCGGTCGAGGTGCACGCGAGTGACCTCACGCTGGACAAGTTCATCGATGCGTCGACGCTGGCTACCGCGCCCACGCTGCCGCAGCCCAGCGCCGAGGTGCGCACCGTCCTGTTGACCGGCGCTACCGGCTTCCTGGGGCGCTACTTGGCCCTGGAATGGTTAGAGCGGATGGATCTGGTGGGCGGCAAGGTAATCGCCCTGGTGCGGGCCAAGTCCGACGAAGACGCGCGGGCGCGGCTCGACAAGACCTTCGATAGCGGCGACCCCGAACTGCTGGCGCACTACCAGGAACTGGCCGCCGACCACCTGGAGGTCATCGCCGGCGACAAGGGCGAAGCAGACCTGGGAATGGACCGGCAAACGTGGCAACGGCTGGCCGACACGGTCGATCTGATCGTCGACCCCGCCGCCCTAGTCAACCACGTGCTGCCCTACAGCGAGCTATTCGGCCCCAATGCGCTGGGCACCGCCGAGCTGATTCGGATCGCGCTGACCAGCAAGCAAAAGCCATACATCTACGTGTCGACAATCGGCGTGGGTGATCAAATCGCGCCGGCGAAGTTCACCGAAGATGCCGACATCCGGGTCATTAGCCCGACGCGCAACATCAACGACAGCTATGCCAACGGCTACGGCAACAGCAAATGGGCCGGCGAGGTGCTGCTGCGCGAGGCCCACGACCTATGCGGTCTGCCGGTCGCGGTGTTCCGCTGCGACATGATCTTGGCCGACACCAGCTACGCCGGTCAGCTCAACGTCCCCGACATGTTCACTCGCATGATGCTGAGCCTGGCCGCCACCGGCATCGCACCCGGCTCGTTCTACGAGCTCGACGCCGAGGGCAACCGGCAACGCGCCCACTACGACGGTCTCCCAGTCGAATTCATCGCCGAGGCGATTTCCACTCTTGGTGCCCAGCGAGCCGTTGCGTTCCGCACCTATCACGTGATGAACCCGCACGACGACGGCATCGGGATGGACGACTTCGTGGACTGGCTCAATGACGCCGGCTGCCCGATACAACGGATCAGCGACTACGGCGAATGGCTGCGGCGGTTTGAGACGTCACTGCGCGCCCTGCCCGAAAGGCAGCGCCACAGCTCGCTATTGCCGTTGCTGCACAACTACCAGAAGCCTGAGAAGCCATTGCACGGGTCGCTGGCACCCACAGACCGGTTCCGTACAGCCGTTCAAGACGCGAAAATTGGCCAGGACAAAGATATTCCGCACATCTCGCCGGCAATCATCGCCAAATATGTTAGCGATCTGCAACTGCTCGGGCTGCTCTGA
- the secD gene encoding protein translocase subunit SecD encodes MASSSAPVHSGRYLSVFLVLLIGVYLLVFLTGDKRVAPKLGIDLQGGTRVTLTARTPDGSRPSREALSQAQQIISARVNGLGVSGSEVVVDGDNLVITVPGNDGNEARNLGQTARLYIRPVLNSLPAQSGQEPAPGQPAGTPPAAPPAPGGAAPSPAPAQPGHPGVQPRPYPQDPTPPPSPAPPSSPAPAPGAAPPAEVPPGEQPAPPDPRKDLAERIAEEKKWRQSTKQGIQFLALQFEATRCDKDDILAGNDDPNLPLVTCSTDHKTAYLLAPSIISGDQIQNATSGMNQRGVGYVVDLQFKSAAANIWADFTAAHIGTQTAFTLDSEVVSAPVINEAIPGGRTQISGGDPPFTAATARQLANVLKYGSLPLSFESSEAQTVSATLGLTSLRAGLIAGAIGLILVLLYSLLYYRILGLLTALSLVCSGAMVFAILVLLGRYINYTLDLAGIAGLIIGIGTTADSFVVFFERIKDEIREGRSFRSAVPRGWARARKTIVSGNAVTFLAAAVLYFLAIGQVKGFAFTLGLTTILDLVVVFLVTWPLVYLASKSPILARPAYNGLGAVQQVARERRASIKTGRG; translated from the coding sequence GTGGCATCGTCTTCGGCGCCGGTGCATTCTGGCCGCTACCTGTCGGTGTTCCTGGTGTTGCTCATCGGGGTCTATCTGTTGGTGTTTCTCACCGGAGACAAACGGGTCGCTCCCAAACTCGGTATCGACCTTCAGGGCGGCACCCGCGTCACGTTGACCGCGCGCACGCCCGACGGCTCGCGTCCGAGCCGGGAGGCGTTGTCACAGGCGCAGCAAATCATTAGCGCCCGGGTGAACGGGCTCGGAGTTTCGGGTTCGGAGGTCGTCGTCGATGGCGACAACCTGGTCATCACGGTGCCCGGGAACGACGGCAACGAGGCCCGCAACCTGGGGCAGACCGCACGTCTGTACATCCGGCCGGTGCTCAACTCGCTGCCGGCGCAAAGCGGTCAAGAACCTGCGCCGGGTCAGCCGGCCGGCACGCCGCCGGCGGCTCCTCCGGCACCGGGTGGCGCGGCGCCCAGTCCCGCGCCGGCGCAGCCTGGCCACCCGGGCGTGCAGCCGCGTCCCTACCCGCAGGACCCGACGCCACCACCTAGCCCAGCCCCGCCGTCGAGTCCGGCGCCCGCACCCGGGGCGGCGCCACCGGCTGAGGTACCCCCGGGTGAGCAGCCCGCGCCGCCGGATCCGCGCAAGGACCTCGCCGAACGCATCGCCGAGGAGAAGAAGTGGCGGCAGAGCACCAAACAGGGCATTCAATTCCTCGCCCTGCAGTTCGAAGCCACCCGCTGCGACAAAGACGACATTCTGGCCGGCAATGACGATCCGAATCTGCCGTTGGTGACCTGCTCGACTGACCATAAGACGGCGTATCTGCTGGCGCCGTCGATCATCAGCGGTGACCAGATCCAAAACGCCACGTCCGGCATGAACCAGCGTGGGGTTGGCTACGTCGTCGATTTGCAGTTCAAGTCTGCGGCGGCAAATATCTGGGCTGACTTCACCGCCGCCCACATCGGTACCCAGACTGCCTTCACCCTGGACTCCGAGGTGGTCAGCGCCCCGGTAATCAACGAAGCAATCCCGGGCGGGCGTACCCAGATCAGTGGTGGAGATCCACCGTTCACCGCCGCAACCGCGCGCCAGCTGGCCAACGTCTTGAAATACGGATCGCTGCCGCTGTCCTTCGAATCGTCGGAAGCCCAAACCGTTTCGGCGACTTTGGGGTTGACATCGCTGCGGGCGGGCCTGATCGCGGGCGCGATCGGTCTGATCCTGGTGTTGCTGTATTCGTTGCTGTATTACCGGATACTGGGATTGCTCACAGCATTGTCGCTAGTTTGTTCTGGCGCAATGGTTTTCGCCATTTTGGTGCTCTTGGGTCGATATATCAACTACACGCTGGATCTCGCGGGCATCGCGGGTCTGATCATCGGTATCGGCACCACCGCCGACTCGTTTGTGGTGTTCTTCGAACGCATCAAAGACGAGATCCGCGAAGGTCGTTCGTTCCGGTCAGCGGTTCCTCGCGGCTGGGCGCGGGCCCGCAAGACGATCGTGTCGGGCAACGCCGTCACCTTCTTGGCCGCTGCGGTGCTGTACTTCCTGGCGATTGGTCAGGTGAAGGGATTCGCGTTCACCCTGGGCCTTACTACGATCCTGGACCTGGTGGTGGTGTTCCTGGTGACCTGGCCGCTGGTGTACCTGGCTTCCAAGTCCCCGATATTGGCAAGGCCGGCATACAACGGCTTGGGCGCCGTTCAACAGGTTGCCCGCGAACGACGGGCCTCCATCAAGACGGGACGGGGGTAG
- the ruvC gene encoding crossover junction endodeoxyribonuclease RuvC, with amino-acid sequence MRVMGVDPGLTRCGLSVVESGRGRHVVALDVDVVRTPSDAPVSQRLLAISDAVEHWLDTHHPDVMAIERVFSQQNVSTVMGTAQAGGVIALAAARRGIDVHFHTPSEVKAAVTGNGAADKAQVTAMVTRILALQAKPTPADAADALALAICHCWRAPMIARMAAAEALAAQHRQAYRAKVASKVKAAR; translated from the coding sequence ATGCGCGTGATGGGCGTCGATCCCGGGTTGACGCGGTGCGGGTTGTCCGTCGTCGAAAGTGGGCGCGGTCGCCACGTTGTCGCGTTGGATGTCGACGTGGTGCGCACACCCTCGGACGCACCGGTGTCTCAGCGATTGCTGGCTATCAGCGATGCCGTCGAGCACTGGCTGGACACCCATCATCCGGATGTCATGGCCATCGAGCGGGTTTTCTCTCAGCAAAATGTGTCGACCGTGATGGGTACGGCACAAGCCGGCGGGGTGATCGCGTTGGCCGCGGCGAGACGCGGTATCGACGTGCACTTCCATACCCCCAGCGAGGTGAAGGCCGCAGTGACCGGCAACGGTGCCGCCGACAAGGCGCAAGTTACCGCGATGGTCACCAGAATCCTTGCGCTGCAAGCTAAACCGACACCGGCCGATGCGGCTGACGCGTTGGCCCTGGCGATCTGCCACTGCTGGAGAGCGCCGATGATCGCCCGGATGGCCGCGGCCGAAGCGCTGGCCGCGCAGCACCGTCAGGCCTATCGGGCCAAGGTAGCCAGCAAGGTTAAGGCCGCCCGATGA